From Deinococcus planocerae, a single genomic window includes:
- a CDS encoding NUDIX hydrolase has protein sequence MGRRDLLVAAGVLRDRFGRVLLVGNDWQGLGRVRYTLPGGVVESGETLLEALYREIAEETGLKLTGIKHMAYTVHIEDERRGERAIAVAFEATWEGLLNPADPDGFIVEARFCTPDEALERLESPPMREPLSDYLRTGEPGRFYAFKGWDGRGGLRVPPLKSETSSR, from the coding sequence ATGGGGCGGCGTGACCTCCTCGTCGCCGCCGGGGTGCTGCGCGACCGCTTCGGGCGGGTGCTGCTCGTCGGGAACGACTGGCAGGGGCTCGGACGGGTGCGCTACACCCTGCCGGGCGGGGTGGTGGAGAGCGGCGAGACCCTGCTCGAAGCCCTCTACCGCGAGATCGCCGAGGAGACGGGCCTCAAGCTCACCGGGATCAAGCACATGGCCTACACGGTCCATATCGAGGACGAGCGCCGGGGCGAGCGGGCCATCGCCGTGGCCTTCGAAGCGACCTGGGAGGGCCTCTTAAACCCCGCCGACCCCGACGGCTTCATCGTGGAGGCGCGGTTTTGCACGCCCGACGAGGCGCTCGAAAGGCTGGAGTCGCCCCCCATGCGCGAGCCGCTGAGCGACTACCTGCGCACGGGCGAGCCGGGCCGCTTCTACGCCTTCAAGGGCTGGGACGGGCGCGGGGGGTTGCGTGTGCCGCCTCTGAAATCGGAAACGTCGTCGCGCTGA
- the prfA gene encoding peptide chain release factor 1, whose translation MEELASEFGMVERALGDPAALSDGREYTRLTRRHRELLPLVTLHREREAVLGDLEGARDLLADPDMRELAAGEVETLTSRLSEIDAELEVLLLPTDPDDAKDVILELRAGAGGAEAGLFVVDLLRMYTRYAEGLGLKLGVLDASESDLGGASKVVAEVTGDFAFRAFKWERGVHRVQRVPATESQGRIHTSTVTVAVLPEAEQGEVGLDLSEVRIDVFRSQGAGGQGVNTTDSAVRAVYRAGTPDEIVVVCQDGRSQIKNREKALLVLASRLAERERAAREEQERQTRASQVGTGERSEKIRTYNYPQNRVTDHRLEGEVKNFALETVMAGGLAPVVAALARDERERQLLEMGGADGGGQYGAA comes from the coding sequence TTGGAGGAGCTGGCCTCCGAATTCGGCATGGTCGAACGGGCGCTGGGCGACCCGGCGGCCCTCTCCGACGGTCGGGAATACACCCGCCTGACCCGCCGCCACCGCGAACTCCTGCCCCTCGTCACCCTCCACCGCGAGCGGGAGGCGGTCCTCGGCGACCTCGAAGGTGCCCGCGACCTCCTCGCCGACCCCGACATGCGCGAGCTGGCGGCGGGCGAGGTCGAGACCCTGACGAGCCGCCTCTCCGAGATCGACGCCGAGCTGGAGGTGCTGCTCCTCCCCACCGACCCCGACGATGCCAAGGATGTGATCCTGGAACTGCGCGCGGGGGCCGGGGGCGCGGAGGCGGGCCTCTTCGTGGTCGATCTGCTGCGGATGTACACCCGGTACGCCGAGGGGCTGGGCCTGAAACTGGGCGTCCTCGACGCCTCCGAGAGCGACCTGGGCGGGGCGAGCAAGGTGGTGGCCGAGGTGACGGGGGACTTCGCCTTCCGCGCCTTCAAGTGGGAGCGGGGTGTCCACCGGGTGCAGCGGGTGCCCGCCACCGAGTCGCAGGGCCGCATCCACACGAGCACGGTGACGGTCGCCGTGCTGCCCGAGGCCGAGCAGGGGGAGGTGGGGCTCGACCTCTCGGAAGTGCGGATCGACGTGTTCCGCTCGCAGGGGGCGGGCGGGCAGGGGGTCAACACGACCGACTCCGCCGTGCGCGCCGTGTACCGCGCCGGGACCCCGGACGAGATCGTGGTCGTGTGCCAGGACGGCAGAAGCCAGATCAAGAACCGAGAAAAAGCCCTGCTCGTCCTCGCCTCGCGCCTTGCCGAGCGGGAAAGGGCCGCGCGGGAGGAGCAGGAACGCCAGACGCGCGCCTCGCAGGTCGGGACGGGCGAACGCAGCGAGAAGATCCGGACCTACAACTACCCGCAGAACCGGGTGACCGATCACCGGCTGGAGGGCGAGGTCAAGAACTTCGCGCTGGAGACGGTCATGGCGGGGGGGCTCGCTCCCGTCGTGGCGGCCCTGGCGAGAGACGAGCGCGAGCGGCAACTGCTGGAGATGGGCGGCGCGGACGGGGGCGGGCAGTATGGGGCGGCGTGA
- a CDS encoding homoserine dehydrogenase yields the protein MRTVTVGVLGCGTVGQDVLHLLKRRKDIFDNLGVVVEVAGVLVRDTAKGRNVPEGTPLTTDPAFLQECGVMIEALGGIESPLALLRPYLRSGRPVITANKALLAERWEELREYALDGRLYYEASVMAGTPIIGPMSTVLRASTFVRLQAVLNGTCNYILTQMEGGKTYAQALEEAQALGYAEDPPTLDVGGFDTAHKLTVLARFCADGNFPYEAVQVQGIEGVTLEDVAGARAAGERIKLVAELSREGDGWHARVSPQRLPETHPLCTAGASRNALVYEGEESGTLIFAGGGAGGMVTASAIVGDLLDWLIGFPGHVPLH from the coding sequence ATGAGAACCGTCACGGTGGGCGTGCTGGGCTGCGGCACGGTGGGACAGGACGTGCTGCACCTCCTGAAGCGCCGCAAGGACATCTTCGACAACCTCGGCGTCGTGGTCGAGGTGGCGGGCGTGCTCGTCCGCGACACCGCCAAGGGCCGCAACGTTCCCGAAGGCACGCCTCTGACCACCGACCCCGCCTTCCTCCAGGAGTGCGGCGTCATGATCGAGGCGCTGGGCGGCATCGAGTCGCCCCTCGCCCTGCTGCGGCCCTACCTGCGTTCGGGTAGGCCCGTCATCACCGCCAACAAGGCCCTGCTCGCCGAGCGGTGGGAGGAATTGCGCGAGTACGCCCTGGACGGTCGTCTCTATTACGAGGCCAGCGTCATGGCGGGCACCCCCATTATCGGGCCGATGAGCACCGTGTTGCGCGCGAGCACCTTCGTGCGGCTCCAGGCGGTCCTCAACGGCACCTGCAACTACATCCTCACCCAGATGGAGGGGGGGAAGACGTACGCGCAGGCGCTGGAGGAGGCCCAGGCGCTCGGCTACGCGGAGGACCCGCCCACCCTCGATGTCGGCGGCTTCGACACCGCCCACAAGCTCACCGTGCTCGCCCGCTTCTGCGCGGACGGGAACTTTCCCTACGAGGCGGTGCAGGTGCAGGGCATCGAGGGGGTGACGTTGGAGGACGTGGCCGGGGCGCGGGCGGCGGGGGAGCGGATCAAGCTCGTCGCGGAGCTTTCCCGCGAGGGGGACGGCTGGCATGCCCGCGTTTCTCCGCAGCGTCTGCCCGAGACTCATCCCCTCTGCACGGCGGGGGCGAGCCGCAACGCGCTCGTGTACGAGGGGGAGGAGAGCGGCACGCTGATCTTCGCGGGGGGTGGGGCGGGGGGGATGGTCACCGCCTCAGCGATAGTGGGGGACTTGCTCGACTGGCTGATCGGGTTCCCGGGGCACGTGCCGCTGCATTGA
- a CDS encoding glycoside hydrolase family 13 protein, whose protein sequence is MSPESPSVTPEWVKDAIFYQIFPDRFARSGRVRGLSLQPWGSPPQLHGYMGGDLWGVAEHLDHLQALGVSAIYFCPVFQSASNHRYHTHDYFRVDPMLGGDEALRHLLGEAHARGLRVVLDGVFNHASRGLFQFNDLLEQGEASAYRDWFHVSSWPLYAYHQRKPANYQAWWGNRALPKFNTDNPAVREFLWEVAEHWTRFGIDGWRLDVPNEIDDDEFWREFRRRVKGINPDAYIVGEIWGDAHRWLAGDQFDAVMNYHFTRPCLAFFGGRTLDHPMNERSGTGRVEPMDAAQFARRMTEVTRLYHPDIVAAQLNLLGSHDTARYLTAVGGDATAYRLATVFQMTYLGAPCIYYGDEVGLHGGPDPDCRRAFPWQGEEGWDRQTLGLTRTLTAARHASAALRRGTFEVTHAQGDHLAYTRRHAEGNAHVALNCGQDPARLPLAGVQPGTYRDVLSGRTFELGGDTEMEVPARGAVVLVRG, encoded by the coding sequence ATGAGCCCCGAGTCGCCCTCCGTCACGCCCGAGTGGGTCAAGGACGCTATCTTCTACCAGATCTTCCCTGACCGCTTCGCACGCAGCGGTCGTGTGCGGGGGCTGAGCCTCCAGCCGTGGGGCAGCCCGCCGCAGCTCCACGGGTACATGGGCGGCGACCTGTGGGGCGTGGCCGAGCACCTCGACCATCTCCAGGCCCTCGGGGTCAGCGCGATCTACTTCTGCCCGGTCTTCCAGTCGGCGAGCAATCACCGCTACCACACCCACGACTACTTCCGGGTGGACCCCATGCTGGGCGGAGACGAGGCGCTGCGCCACCTCCTGGGCGAGGCGCACGCGCGGGGCCTGCGGGTGGTGCTCGACGGGGTGTTCAACCACGCCAGCCGGGGCCTGTTCCAGTTCAACGACCTGCTCGAACAGGGCGAGGCGAGCGCGTACCGTGACTGGTTCCACGTGTCCTCCTGGCCGCTGTACGCCTACCATCAGAGGAAACCCGCGAATTACCAGGCGTGGTGGGGCAACCGCGCACTCCCCAAGTTCAACACGGACAACCCCGCCGTGCGCGAGTTCCTGTGGGAGGTGGCCGAACACTGGACCCGCTTCGGGATCGACGGCTGGCGCCTCGACGTGCCCAACGAGATCGACGACGACGAGTTCTGGCGCGAGTTCCGCCGCCGGGTCAAGGGGATCAACCCCGACGCCTATATCGTGGGCGAGATCTGGGGCGACGCCCACCGCTGGCTCGCCGGGGACCAGTTCGACGCGGTGATGAACTACCACTTCACCCGGCCCTGCCTGGCCTTTTTCGGTGGGCGGACGCTCGACCACCCCATGAACGAGCGCAGCGGCACGGGCCGCGTGGAGCCGATGGACGCCGCCCAGTTCGCCCGCCGTATGACGGAAGTGACCCGGCTCTACCACCCCGACATCGTGGCCGCGCAGCTCAACCTGCTGGGCTCGCACGACACGGCCCGCTACCTGACGGCGGTGGGCGGGGACGCGACGGCCTACCGCCTCGCCACCGTCTTCCAGATGACGTACCTGGGGGCGCCGTGCATCTATTACGGCGACGAGGTGGGTCTCCACGGCGGCCCCGACCCCGACTGCCGCCGCGCTTTTCCCTGGCAGGGCGAGGAGGGCTGGGACCGCCAGACCCTCGGTCTCACGCGGACCCTCACCGCCGCCCGGCACGCTTCGGCGGCCCTGCGGCGCGGCACCTTCGAGGTGACCCACGCCCAGGGTGACCACCTCGCCTACACGCGCAGGCACGCGGAGGGGAACGCCCACGTCGCCCTCAACTGCGGCCAGGACCCCGCCCGCCTCCCCCTGGCGGGCGTGCAGCCGGGCACCTACCGGGACGTGCTGAGCGGACGAACCTTCGAGCTGGGCGGGGATACCGAGATGGAGGTTCCGGCGCGCGGGGCGGTGGTGCTCGTCAGAGGGTAG
- a CDS encoding HD domain-containing protein — protein sequence MFRRRPPLPSFPPGALLVGGAARDWLRGVAPRDFDWAAPDPEGAARTLAAALGGSAFPLDEERGYWRVHTGTGVQHDFVPLPEDVTDDLLRRDFTVNALALTARHDVLDPSGGRADLRSRRLRMVSAANLRADPLRAWRAARFEVTLGFRLEAETEAEVRAVTAELAAGTLPMPAPERVREEMHALLAHEDAARGLLRMEDLGLLALTLPELREGLGVMQGGFHHLDVFGHGVEALHQLLARFPDADLPLRWATLLHDVGKPRARGTNPRSGRTTFYEHDRIGAALTGQILTRLRLPSAQVERASALVRAHMAPLPAGEREARRFVHRRRDLLPDLLRLMLADREAARGPDSHPAIRHAYAEAMDRVLAALEEQPAAPPPLLTGEDVMALLGIGPGPAVGQALREVAEAQALGEVRTPEEARALVLARAGER from the coding sequence ATGTTCCGCCGCCGCCCTCCGCTCCCCTCCTTCCCGCCGGGCGCCCTGCTCGTGGGCGGCGCGGCCCGCGACTGGCTGCGCGGCGTGGCCCCCAGAGACTTCGACTGGGCGGCCCCCGACCCGGAAGGCGCGGCGCGGACGCTGGCGGCGGCGCTGGGAGGCTCGGCCTTTCCGCTCGACGAGGAGCGCGGCTACTGGCGCGTTCACACGGGGACCGGGGTGCAACACGACTTCGTGCCGCTGCCGGAGGACGTGACGGACGACCTGCTTCGGCGCGATTTCACCGTGAACGCGCTTGCCCTGACGGCTAGGCATGACGTGCTCGACCCCTCGGGCGGGCGGGCCGACCTCCGCTCACGGCGGCTGCGGATGGTCTCGGCGGCGAACCTGCGCGCGGACCCGTTGCGGGCGTGGCGGGCCGCACGCTTCGAGGTCACCCTCGGCTTCCGGTTGGAGGCGGAGACAGAGGCGGAGGTGAGGGCCGTCACGGCGGAGCTGGCGGCGGGGACGCTCCCCATGCCCGCGCCCGAGCGGGTGCGTGAGGAGATGCATGCCCTGCTCGCCCACGAGGACGCGGCACGCGGCCTCCTGCGGATGGAAGACCTCGGCCTGCTCGCCCTCACCCTGCCCGAGTTGAGGGAGGGCCTCGGGGTGATGCAGGGAGGCTTTCACCACCTCGACGTGTTCGGGCACGGCGTGGAGGCGCTGCACCAGCTTCTCGCCCGCTTCCCGGACGCCGACCTGCCCCTGCGCTGGGCCACCCTGCTGCACGACGTGGGCAAGCCGCGCGCGCGGGGCACCAATCCCCGGTCGGGCCGCACCACCTTCTACGAGCACGACCGGATCGGGGCGGCGCTCACGGGGCAGATTCTCACCCGGCTGCGGCTGCCCTCCGCGCAGGTCGAGCGGGCCTCCGCCCTCGTGCGGGCGCACATGGCCCCGCTTCCGGCGGGGGAGCGCGAGGCCCGGCGCTTCGTCCACCGCCGCCGCGACCTCCTGCCCGACCTCTTGCGCCTGATGCTCGCCGACCGCGAGGCGGCGCGCGGGCCCGACAGCCACCCGGCGATCCGCCACGCCTACGCGGAAGCGATGGACCGGGTGCTCGCGGCGCTGGAAGAGCAGCCCGCCGCCCCCCCGCCCCTCCTGACGGGTGAGGACGTGATGGCGCTGCTGGGCATTGGGCCGGGCCCCGCCGTCGGTCAGGCGCTGCGGGAGGTGGCGGAGGCGCAGGCGCTGGGCGAGGTGCGGACGCCCGAGGAGGCGCGGGCGCTGGTGCTCGCGCGGGCCGGGGAGCGTTAA
- a CDS encoding TetR/AcrR family transcriptional regulator yields MTTAPGPSSERKEQIYRTAARLFSEVGYRSTSMRDIAAALGIKAGSLYSHIEGKEELLWGIVTRVADEFDEALRPAGDEALSPSERLRSALTAYTEVVTRNLEYATVLFSEWRQLPPERQAQVKARRDAVERVFRDILQEGVAVGDFVPDTDVKLTAVLALSGANWLPNWFRPEGSLGPGQVAEHFAAVLLRGIEARHGEG; encoded by the coding sequence ATGACGACGGCCCCCGGCCCTTCTTCGGAACGCAAGGAGCAGATTTACCGCACGGCGGCCCGGCTGTTCTCGGAGGTCGGGTACCGCTCCACGTCCATGCGCGACATCGCCGCCGCGCTGGGGATCAAGGCGGGCAGCCTGTACTCGCACATCGAGGGCAAGGAGGAGCTGCTGTGGGGCATCGTCACCCGGGTCGCCGACGAGTTCGACGAGGCCCTGCGGCCCGCCGGGGACGAGGCCCTCTCTCCTTCCGAGCGGCTGCGCTCTGCCCTGACGGCCTACACCGAGGTGGTCACCCGCAACCTGGAGTATGCGACAGTGCTCTTCAGCGAGTGGCGGCAACTTCCTCCCGAGCGGCAGGCGCAGGTCAAAGCGCGGCGCGACGCGGTGGAGCGCGTGTTTCGCGACATCCTCCAGGAGGGAGTGGCGGTGGGAGACTTCGTGCCGGACACGGATGTCAAGCTCACCGCCGTCCTCGCGCTCTCGGGGGCGAACTGGCTGCCCAACTGGTTTCGTCCTGAGGGAAGCCTCGGCCCTGGGCAGGTGGCCGAGCACTTCGCGGCGGTGCTGCTGCGGGGGATCGAGGCACGTCACGGGGAGGGGTAA
- the paaA gene encoding 1,2-phenylacetyl-CoA epoxidase subunit PaaA, producing MTTNMDSVVTESAEQHAAFEARIGRGEKIEAGDWMPAEYRRQLIRMISQHAHSEVVGMLPEGEWITRAPSLKRKTILIAKVQDEAGHGQYLYHAAETLGATREEMLDALLSGKAKYSSIFNYPTHTWADVGMIGWLVDGAAIKNQTMLAGCSYGPYSRAMVRICSEETFHHKQGKEMIVTYAGGTPEQRQMAQDALNRWWWPALMMLGPHDADSPNTGALAKWGIKLKTNDEVRQEFINEHVPELLEAGLTIPDPDLHQDADGNWRHGPINWDEFWAVVKGQRGLNKERLGARQKAHEDGAWVREAMQAYAARQVAQAAD from the coding sequence ATGACGACGAACATGGACAGTGTCGTGACGGAGAGTGCCGAGCAGCACGCCGCCTTCGAGGCCCGTATTGGGCGCGGCGAGAAGATCGAGGCTGGCGACTGGATGCCCGCCGAGTACCGCCGCCAGCTCATCCGCATGATCTCCCAGCACGCGCACTCGGAAGTCGTCGGGATGCTCCCCGAAGGCGAGTGGATCACCCGCGCGCCCAGCCTCAAGCGCAAGACCATCCTGATCGCCAAGGTGCAGGACGAGGCGGGGCACGGCCAGTATCTCTACCACGCCGCCGAGACGCTGGGCGCGACCCGTGAGGAGATGCTGGACGCGCTGCTGAGCGGCAAGGCGAAATACAGCTCCATCTTCAACTACCCCACCCACACCTGGGCCGATGTGGGCATGATCGGCTGGCTGGTGGACGGTGCGGCGATCAAGAACCAGACGATGCTCGCCGGGTGCTCCTACGGTCCCTACTCGCGGGCGATGGTCCGCATCTGCTCGGAGGAGACCTTCCACCACAAGCAAGGCAAGGAGATGATCGTTACCTACGCGGGGGGCACGCCCGAGCAGCGGCAGATGGCGCAGGACGCCCTGAACCGCTGGTGGTGGCCCGCCCTGATGATGCTCGGCCCGCACGACGCCGACAGCCCCAACACGGGCGCGCTCGCCAAGTGGGGCATCAAGCTCAAGACGAACGACGAGGTGAGGCAGGAGTTCATCAACGAGCACGTTCCCGAGTTGCTGGAGGCGGGCCTGACCATCCCCGACCCTGACCTGCATCAGGACGCAGACGGCAACTGGCGGCACGGGCCGATCAACTGGGACGAGTTCTGGGCGGTCGTCAAGGGGCAGCGTGGCCTCAATAAGGAACGCCTCGGCGCCCGTCAGAAGGCCCACGAAGACGGCGCCTGGGTGCGCGAGGCCATGCAGGCTTACGCGGCGCGGCAGGTGGCGCAGGCGGCGGACTGA
- a CDS encoding phenylacetic acid degradation protein, producing MTQPQPTPDTQWPRWEVFKQDAPNRPWQAVGSVHAGDPDHALLTARNVFARRPSAVSLWAVRESDILTATPEEIAARPEVLETPGEAGTYHLGLKRTHKRSMTFVDLVGTLEASGPGDALRQARELHPDALTWLVFPESAVVRTSDDPGTVESWFAPAKDKTYKQQQYYGVIGRRVGELKREGKMPGRVNEEPHVGDHKVYDHPHDRAPKVQR from the coding sequence ATGACCCAGCCTCAGCCCACCCCCGACACCCAATGGCCCCGCTGGGAGGTCTTCAAGCAGGACGCGCCGAACCGTCCCTGGCAGGCGGTGGGGAGCGTCCACGCCGGGGACCCCGACCACGCCCTGCTCACCGCCCGCAACGTCTTCGCGCGCCGTCCCTCCGCCGTGAGCCTGTGGGCGGTGCGCGAATCCGACATTCTGACCGCTACCCCGGAAGAGATCGCGGCCCGGCCCGAGGTGCTGGAAACTCCCGGTGAAGCGGGCACCTACCACCTGGGGCTCAAGCGGACGCACAAACGCTCCATGACCTTCGTTGACCTCGTGGGCACGCTGGAGGCGAGCGGTCCCGGCGACGCGCTGCGGCAGGCGCGGGAACTGCACCCGGACGCGCTGACCTGGCTCGTCTTTCCCGAATCCGCCGTGGTCCGCACGAGCGACGATCCGGGCACGGTCGAGAGCTGGTTCGCCCCCGCCAAGGACAAGACGTACAAGCAGCAGCAGTATTACGGGGTGATCGGGCGGCGCGTCGGCGAACTCAAGCGGGAGGGCAAGATGCCGGGGCGCGTGAACGAGGAACCCCATGTCGGCGACCATAAGGTCTACGACCACCCGCACGACAGGGCGCCGAAGGTGCAGCGATGA
- the paaC gene encoding 1,2-phenylacetyl-CoA epoxidase subunit PaaC — MTGSGQPSAVSRQQEMLTPELQAVLIRKLTALADDEIILAHRDGEWTGHAPILEEDIALANIAQDELGHATLYLDLRRALDGSDSDRLAFFRDAGEFTNVRLVELPKGDWAFTMLRQFLFDAYEALWLDAARGSTYAPLAEVAAKAVREERFHLQHTALWVERLALGTEESRRRTQNALNELWPHVAQLFDPVLGEAELVAAGIVPDLGEVRVRWEGFVVPHLTGKCGLLLPMTLAEVAEGRDVHTEHLAPLLAEMQGVARQHANAEVW; from the coding sequence ATGACGGGGAGCGGTCAGCCGTCAGCCGTCAGCCGTCAGCAGGAGATGCTCACGCCCGAGCTTCAGGCCGTATTGATCCGCAAGCTCACCGCCCTCGCCGACGACGAAATCATCCTGGCGCACCGGGACGGCGAGTGGACCGGGCACGCGCCCATCCTCGAAGAGGACATCGCCCTCGCCAACATCGCGCAGGACGAGTTGGGGCACGCCACGCTCTACCTCGACCTGCGGCGTGCGCTCGACGGCTCTGACTCCGACCGCCTCGCCTTCTTCCGGGACGCGGGCGAGTTCACGAACGTCCGCCTCGTCGAACTGCCGAAGGGCGACTGGGCCTTCACGATGCTGCGCCAGTTTCTCTTCGACGCCTACGAGGCGCTGTGGCTGGACGCGGCGCGGGGGAGCACCTACGCCCCGCTTGCCGAGGTTGCCGCCAAGGCCGTGCGCGAGGAGAGGTTCCACCTTCAGCACACCGCCCTGTGGGTGGAGCGCCTCGCCCTCGGGACCGAGGAGAGCCGCCGCCGCACGCAGAACGCGCTGAATGAGCTGTGGCCCCACGTCGCCCAACTGTTCGACCCGGTGCTCGGAGAGGCGGAGTTGGTGGCCGCCGGAATCGTCCCCGACCTCGGGGAAGTCCGCGTCCGCTGGGAGGGTTTCGTCGTGCCTCACCTCACTGGGAAGTGTGGCCTTCTCCTGCCGATGACCCTGGCAGAGGTGGCGGAAGGGCGGGACGTGCACACCGAACACCTCGCCCCCCTCCTCGCCGAGATGCAGGGCGTGGCGCGACAGCACGCGAACGCGGAGGTGTGGTGA
- the paaD gene encoding 1,2-phenylacetyl-CoA epoxidase subunit PaaD gives MERSAISRQLSADDVWAALAHVPDPEIPVVSVTDMGMVRDVAVDGGRVTVTFTPTFSGCPALHVIRESIGEAVRALGVPDVEVRSTLTPPWTTDWIQPDARERLRQYGIAPPAPAGDTPLITLDPEPTRCPRCGSLNVRMTASFGPTLCKRLYVCESCKEPFEGFKSV, from the coding sequence ATGGAGCGGTCAGCGATCAGCCGTCAGCTTTCAGCAGATGACGTGTGGGCCGCCCTCGCCCACGTTCCCGACCCCGAGATTCCCGTCGTGTCCGTCACCGATATGGGCATGGTGCGGGATGTGGCGGTGGACGGCGGGCGGGTGACGGTCACGTTTACCCCCACCTTCTCCGGCTGCCCCGCGCTGCACGTCATCCGCGAGTCCATCGGCGAGGCGGTGCGGGCGCTGGGCGTGCCCGACGTGGAGGTTCGCAGCACCCTCACGCCCCCCTGGACGACCGACTGGATTCAGCCCGACGCCCGCGAGCGGCTGCGCCAGTACGGCATCGCGCCCCCCGCCCCCGCCGGAGACACCCCCCTCATCACCCTCGACCCCGAACCCACCCGCTGCCCCCGCTGCGGCTCGCTGAACGTGAGAATGACGGCTAGCTTCGGCCCGACGCTGTGCAAGAGGTTGTACGTGTGCGAAAGCTGCAAGGAGCCGTTCGAGGGGTTTAAGAGTGTTTAA
- a CDS encoding proline dehydrogenase family protein yields MTATDTPVFRPDFPTEWQPIVHQVSDTLRSLALREDVKAYLEQDPVLLAIFQRVSRRYVAGETREEALARIAEINARSHAATVDYMGESCRDAGKARTETQAILELAAALGERGLESSLSLDISHVGSLVDEDLCYENMCHIARAAQNIGQEVMISMEGSDRTDATLEMYNRLHKRLNEQFGNVGITIQARMLRTERDLSRLLERPGRIRLVKGAYHESPSVAYPFESTETGDAYRRYARQLIASGHPCSIATSDPGIHTDLQAFIEAEHHREQPFEFEILMGLGSERLDSLRSRGYRTREYVVFGSEWFLYVCNRIADQPIRVLQAVVDAIGIDLGGRRQ; encoded by the coding sequence ATGACTGCAACGGATACGCCTGTCTTTCGCCCGGACTTCCCGACCGAATGGCAGCCTATTGTTCATCAGGTGTCTGATACGCTCCGTTCTCTGGCGTTGCGCGAGGATGTCAAGGCTTACCTGGAACAAGACCCGGTTCTACTTGCGATTTTCCAGAGGGTGAGCAGGCGCTATGTCGCAGGAGAAACGCGGGAGGAAGCGTTAGCTCGAATTGCCGAGATTAACGCCCGTAGTCATGCGGCCACTGTGGATTACATGGGCGAGAGCTGCCGTGATGCTGGAAAAGCGAGAACCGAGACACAAGCTATCTTGGAGCTTGCGGCGGCTCTGGGCGAGCGGGGGCTGGAATCGTCCCTGTCCCTGGACATTTCGCATGTCGGATCACTCGTTGACGAAGATCTCTGTTACGAGAACATGTGCCACATCGCGCGGGCTGCCCAGAACATCGGTCAGGAGGTCATGATCTCGATGGAGGGGTCAGACCGCACGGACGCCACGCTCGAAATGTATAACAGGCTGCATAAGCGGCTAAACGAGCAGTTCGGGAACGTGGGCATCACCATCCAGGCCAGGATGCTTCGCACGGAGCGCGATCTTTCGCGCCTTCTCGAACGGCCTGGCCGAATTCGGCTCGTCAAGGGGGCTTATCATGAAAGCCCCTCGGTGGCATACCCGTTCGAGAGCACGGAGACGGGAGACGCCTACCGCCGTTATGCTCGGCAACTCATCGCGTCCGGCCACCCGTGCTCCATAGCAACCAGTGATCCCGGAATTCACACGGATTTGCAAGCTTTTATCGAGGCAGAGCACCATCGGGAACAGCCGTTCGAGTTTGAGATTCTGATGGGGCTGGGCAGCGAGCGCCTCGATTCTCTCCGTTCGAGGGGCTACCGGACTCGGGAATACGTCGTCTTCGGTAGTGAGTGGTTTTTGTATGTCTGCAACCGCATTGCCGATCAACCCATCCGTGTCCTCCAGGCGGTCGTTGACGCGATAGGGATAGATTTGGGCGGGCGGCGGCAGTAA